A genomic segment from Gammaproteobacteria bacterium encodes:
- the msrB gene encoding peptide-methionine (R)-S-oxide reductase MsrB: MGTEKDDDERSRLTPLQYAVTREAATEPAFSGDHVYNKDDGTYRCVCCDSVLFNSATKYDSGSGWPSFTAPEGNQAVSTRLDTSHGMRRLEVSCANCSAHLGHVFDDGPGEDGKRFCINSAALNFDPDTGEQS; encoded by the coding sequence ATGGGCACTGAAAAAGACGATGATGAGCGCAGCCGCCTGACGCCGCTGCAGTATGCCGTTACCCGGGAGGCGGCGACCGAGCCGGCCTTCAGTGGCGATCACGTGTACAACAAGGATGACGGCACCTATCGCTGCGTCTGTTGCGACAGCGTGTTGTTCAACTCTGCCACAAAATATGACTCGGGTAGCGGTTGGCCCAGTTTCACCGCTCCCGAGGGGAATCAGGCTGTCAGCACTCGGCTCGACACCAGCCACGGCATGCGCCGGCTGGAGGTCAGTTGCGCCAACTGTTCTGCACACCTGGGCCACGTTTTCGATGACGGGCCGGGAGAGGACGGCAAGCGGTTCTGCATCAACTCTGCCGCACTGAACTTCGATCCCGATACCGGAGAACAGTCTTGA
- a CDS encoding amidohydrolase family protein encodes MNRFAVTLLGALLAAPAPARTLIHAGTLLHPEGRSQQQVTVVVAGQRIAAVEPGFVPARDGDVLIDLSNLTVMPGLMDMHVHLSSVYSRNSYLEKFQLDAADLALRAAAAAGKTLRAGFTTVRDLGDSFNVTVALRDAIGKGYVDGPRIYTAAKSLGTTGGHADPTNGWRMDLRGDPGPKQGVVNGVDDVRKAVRQRYKDGADLIKITATGGVLSVAKSGQNPQFTTAEIEAVVATAADYGFHVAAHAHGAEGMKRAIRAGVRSIEHGTYMDAEVIRLMKRNGTFYVPTIAAGKWVGEKAKLDGFFPELVRPKAAAIGPQIQDTFSAAFEAGVKIAFGTDSGVSAHGDNALEFGYMVAGGMSPAEAVRSATLTAAQLLDVDDELGSVEAGKLADLIAVVGDPLADVSVLRDVRFVMKDGKVYVNR; translated from the coding sequence TTGAACCGCTTTGCAGTGACACTGCTGGGCGCGCTGCTGGCCGCGCCCGCGCCCGCCCGTACGCTGATTCATGCCGGCACGCTGCTGCATCCGGAGGGCCGGTCACAGCAGCAGGTGACTGTGGTAGTCGCCGGGCAGCGCATTGCTGCAGTCGAGCCGGGGTTTGTGCCGGCACGGGACGGCGATGTATTAATCGATCTGAGCAATCTGACCGTTATGCCCGGCCTGATGGATATGCACGTGCACCTCAGCTCGGTGTACAGCCGTAATTCTTACCTTGAGAAATTCCAGCTCGATGCTGCTGATCTGGCGTTACGCGCCGCGGCAGCGGCCGGCAAGACGCTACGCGCTGGCTTCACTACCGTGCGTGATCTTGGTGACAGCTTCAACGTTACCGTAGCGTTGCGTGACGCTATCGGGAAGGGCTATGTCGACGGCCCGCGCATTTATACCGCAGCCAAGTCACTCGGGACCACCGGCGGCCATGCCGACCCGACCAACGGCTGGCGTATGGATTTGCGTGGCGACCCCGGACCGAAGCAGGGAGTGGTAAACGGTGTCGACGATGTGCGCAAGGCGGTGCGGCAGCGTTACAAGGACGGTGCCGACCTGATCAAGATCACCGCAACAGGTGGCGTGCTGAGCGTAGCCAAGAGTGGACAGAACCCGCAGTTCACCACGGCTGAGATCGAAGCCGTGGTGGCAACCGCAGCTGATTACGGCTTCCACGTTGCCGCGCATGCACATGGAGCCGAAGGGATGAAGCGCGCGATCCGTGCAGGTGTCCGCTCTATTGAGCACGGCACCTATATGGATGCCGAAGTGATACGCCTGATGAAACGCAATGGCACTTTCTATGTGCCTACCATTGCGGCCGGGAAATGGGTTGGCGAAAAGGCGAAACTCGACGGCTTCTTTCCGGAGCTCGTCCGCCCAAAGGCGGCCGCTATCGGTCCACAAATTCAGGATACCTTCAGCGCGGCTTTCGAAGCCGGCGTCAAGATCGCATTCGGCACTGACAGCGGCGTCTCGGCGCACGGCGACAATGCGCTGGAGTTCGGTTATATGGTGGCCGGCGGCATGAGCCCGGCAGAGGCTGTTCGCTCGGCGACGCTGACGGCAGCACAGCTGTTGGACGTCGACGACGAACTCGGCAGCGTCGAAGCCGGCAAGCTCGCTGACCTTATTGCTGTAGTCGGAGATCCTCTGGCGGACGTCAGCGTGTTGCGTGACGTACGCTTCGTGATGAAGGACGGCAAAGTCTACGTGAATCGCTGA
- a CDS encoding OmpA family protein: MTTDALSRLTIIGAGTLAVVVFGGLCIRHNVPAIEADLAMRAEAELRDQRMGWAKVEVDGRDILLAGVAPDEQARAAAQQVAAVWGARKVSSSLDTVEAFVTEGSSQAATTASVPTRSRPPPPGETFRTRMTVVDQRLVLDGAVPGVRQHSELVELAQARFGIAAVEAQLTEAANAPDGWLQAAAVALEIADELVFGEINLVEQALHVTGITATREGDQIVRELVANELPDGYSGTVQTGPRKELESVLRTSPELARRVNLNRTTATPDELTAPRTLSAGGCQTAFSAALGARKILFDTASATLTGASRQLLDELAAVLKRCSGARVVIEGHTDDQGLEENNLALSQRRAEAVMEHLVTRGISLGRLSARGYGEERPLVANETAADRAINRRIEFVFESN, translated from the coding sequence GTGACTACAGACGCTCTCTCTCGACTAACGATTATTGGCGCCGGCACCCTGGCGGTAGTCGTATTTGGTGGCTTGTGCATTCGTCACAATGTGCCTGCCATCGAGGCAGACCTTGCGATGCGTGCCGAAGCCGAGCTGCGTGACCAGCGGATGGGCTGGGCCAAAGTGGAGGTGGATGGCCGTGACATATTGCTTGCCGGGGTCGCTCCGGACGAACAGGCTCGCGCGGCGGCGCAGCAGGTTGCTGCAGTGTGGGGCGCAAGAAAGGTCAGCAGTTCGCTCGACACCGTCGAGGCTTTTGTCACGGAAGGTTCGTCACAAGCCGCAACGACCGCGTCGGTGCCAACCCGGTCCCGCCCGCCGCCGCCCGGTGAAACTTTCCGTACCCGCATGACGGTTGTCGACCAGCGACTGGTGCTCGACGGCGCGGTACCGGGTGTGCGCCAGCACAGCGAGCTGGTTGAGTTGGCACAGGCCCGGTTTGGTATCGCTGCCGTTGAAGCACAACTTACTGAAGCGGCCAACGCACCGGACGGCTGGCTGCAGGCTGCCGCCGTGGCGCTGGAGATCGCCGACGAACTCGTGTTCGGCGAAATCAATCTTGTCGAACAGGCGTTACACGTGACCGGAATAACAGCAACGCGCGAAGGCGACCAGATAGTGCGCGAACTGGTTGCCAACGAATTGCCGGACGGCTACTCCGGGACCGTGCAAACGGGGCCACGTAAGGAACTCGAATCAGTGCTGCGTACATCTCCCGAACTGGCTCGGCGCGTCAATCTCAATCGCACGACCGCCACACCCGATGAACTGACCGCACCGCGAACGCTTTCGGCGGGCGGTTGCCAGACAGCCTTCAGCGCGGCTCTTGGCGCGCGGAAAATACTGTTTGATACCGCATCTGCAACGCTCACCGGGGCGAGCCGGCAATTGCTGGACGAGCTCGCGGCCGTGCTGAAGCGCTGCTCCGGCGCCCGTGTCGTCATCGAAGGACATACCGACGACCAGGGGCTGGAAGAAAACAACCTCGCGCTGAGCCAGCGTCGCGCCGAGGCAGTAATGGAGCACCTGGTGACGCGCGGGATCAGCCTGGGCAGGCTGTCAGCGCGGGGTTATGGTGAGGAACGACCGCTGGTGGCGAACGAGACCGCTGCAGACCGGGCCATCAACAGGCGAATTGAATTCGTCTTCGAGAGCAACTAG
- a CDS encoding sodium:proton antiporter yields the protein MEHHLTVIIVAIVALGVGAQWIAWRTHLPAIILLAVAGLLAGPVFGVIDPSAEFGSKLPSVISLCVAIILFEGGLNLQLHELKVAAAGVRRLVYAGAPLAWGFSTAAAHYIGGIGWPVASVFGAIMVVTGPTVIMPMLRQARLNRRTASYFKWEGIVNDPIGALLAVLVFQFISFQDLGIAGVVQGLGWALLSGGLLGGVGGWLTGIAFKKGMVPEYLKSPVMLGLVLVVYVLSNQLQSEAGLLAVTIMGITVGNMRLAGIQDMKRFKEYITVMLVAVVFVILTADLDREVLGRIDWRGAALVASVLLLTRPATIMLATVGAGMDMRDRLLLSWIAPRGIVAAATAGVMGTALAKRAAELGPEGALLAADAQSLLPLVFAVIFATVFFHGISIRWLARRLELATGDEATMLIVGASPWSIALATKLNEIGVQVLVADSSWHKLRNARLAGIPVFYGEILSDFAEESVEISHVGTVLAATSNDAYNALVCTALSHEVGRSKVFQLPMGAGDEEDPRGVSRPLRGQPAFDQNAVFERLWRLQVRGWKFYRTRITENYKYSDFLRDFPAEGIQIMLLRADGGYRLMSTTDTREPAVGETILYFAPERQVARERPDTDSDGVTPAPVLA from the coding sequence TTGGAACACCATTTAACCGTAATTATCGTCGCCATTGTGGCCCTGGGCGTTGGCGCCCAGTGGATTGCCTGGCGCACCCATCTGCCTGCAATCATCCTGCTGGCTGTCGCCGGGCTGCTGGCTGGTCCGGTTTTCGGCGTAATCGATCCATCAGCAGAGTTCGGCTCAAAACTTCCCTCAGTTATCAGCCTGTGTGTCGCCATTATCCTGTTCGAGGGCGGACTCAACCTGCAGCTGCACGAACTGAAAGTTGCCGCTGCTGGCGTGCGACGACTGGTTTATGCCGGAGCGCCGCTGGCGTGGGGATTTTCTACCGCGGCTGCGCACTATATCGGCGGCATCGGCTGGCCGGTGGCATCGGTGTTTGGCGCCATCATGGTCGTGACCGGGCCGACAGTCATCATGCCGATGCTGCGTCAGGCCAGGCTGAACCGGCGCACCGCCTCATATTTTAAGTGGGAAGGCATCGTCAACGACCCGATTGGCGCGTTGCTGGCGGTGCTCGTGTTCCAGTTCATCTCATTCCAGGATCTGGGTATAGCCGGTGTTGTACAGGGCCTGGGCTGGGCCCTGCTGTCGGGTGGCCTGCTTGGTGGTGTAGGCGGGTGGCTGACCGGTATCGCCTTCAAAAAAGGCATGGTGCCTGAATACCTGAAGTCGCCGGTGATGCTGGGTCTGGTGCTGGTCGTTTATGTGTTGTCGAACCAGCTGCAGAGCGAGGCCGGGCTGCTGGCAGTAACGATTATGGGCATCACGGTCGGCAACATGCGCCTGGCGGGAATCCAGGACATGAAGCGTTTCAAGGAGTACATCACCGTGATGCTGGTTGCGGTGGTTTTTGTGATCCTGACGGCGGACCTCGATCGCGAAGTGCTGGGGCGTATTGACTGGCGTGGTGCTGCGCTGGTTGCCTCGGTGCTGCTGCTGACACGGCCGGCAACAATCATGCTTGCAACGGTGGGCGCGGGAATGGATATGCGCGACCGTCTGCTGCTGTCGTGGATAGCGCCGCGCGGTATCGTGGCCGCGGCAACCGCTGGTGTGATGGGAACCGCGCTGGCCAAGCGTGCCGCGGAGCTTGGCCCCGAAGGCGCTTTGCTCGCTGCCGATGCCCAGTCACTGCTGCCGCTGGTGTTTGCGGTTATCTTTGCCACGGTCTTTTTTCACGGCATCAGCATCCGCTGGCTGGCACGGCGGCTCGAGCTGGCCACCGGTGACGAGGCCACCATGCTGATTGTCGGCGCCTCGCCGTGGTCTATCGCGCTCGCGACCAAGCTCAACGAGATCGGCGTGCAGGTGCTTGTTGCCGACAGCTCCTGGCACAAGCTGCGCAATGCCCGCCTTGCCGGCATACCGGTTTTCTACGGCGAGATTCTCTCTGACTTCGCCGAAGAGTCGGTGGAAATCAGTCACGTCGGAACCGTTCTGGCAGCAACCAGCAACGATGCCTACAACGCGCTGGTTTGCACTGCGCTGTCGCACGAAGTCGGGCGCAGTAAGGTGTTCCAGCTGCCGATGGGCGCCGGTGACGAGGAAGATCCACGTGGCGTATCGCGGCCGCTACGGGGCCAGCCGGCGTTCGATCAAAACGCAGTATTCGAGCGGCTTTGGCGGCTGCAGGTGCGTGGCTGGAAGTTCTACCGCACCCGTATCACCGAAAACTACAAGTACAGTGATTTTCTGCGCGATTTTCCTGCCGAAGGCATCCAGATCATGTTGTTACGCGCCGACGGCGGTTATCGTCTGATGTCGACAACCGACACCCGTGAGCCCGCAGTCGGCGAGACGATTCTGTACTTTGCACCCGAACGCCAGGTGGCACGCGAGCGCCCTGACACTGACAGCGACGGCGTAACACCGGCACCGGTTCTGGCATGA
- a CDS encoding alpha/beta hydrolase: protein MSRPQAERLQLAGPAGELETMVESPPGPAGVAVICHPHPLYHGTMTNKVVHTLARAFNDLNYAAVRFNFRGVGNSGGEYADAIGETDDVLAVADWARQRWADLPLWLAGFSFGSYVSLHAAARVQPHGLVSVAVPVQRFDVGALRQPQCPWIVIQGDHDELVEADEVVTWIDSLEPGPELVVLEGVDHFFHGRLRELRQVVTSLVQPHLAT, encoded by the coding sequence ATGAGCCGGCCACAGGCCGAGCGACTGCAGCTGGCGGGCCCGGCCGGCGAACTGGAGACGATGGTGGAATCGCCACCCGGGCCGGCGGGCGTTGCAGTTATCTGCCATCCGCATCCGTTGTACCACGGCACCATGACAAACAAGGTGGTGCACACTCTTGCGCGCGCTTTCAACGATCTCAACTACGCGGCAGTACGGTTTAATTTTCGCGGCGTCGGCAACAGTGGCGGCGAATATGCCGATGCAATTGGCGAGACCGACGATGTGCTCGCGGTGGCAGACTGGGCACGTCAGCGCTGGGCTGACCTGCCGCTGTGGCTGGCCGGATTTTCGTTTGGCTCTTACGTTTCGCTGCACGCTGCCGCGCGGGTGCAGCCACACGGGCTGGTTTCGGTAGCCGTTCCGGTGCAGCGTTTTGATGTCGGCGCACTGCGGCAGCCACAGTGTCCGTGGATCGTGATACAGGGCGATCATGACGAGCTGGTCGAGGCAGACGAGGTTGTCACCTGGATCGACAGTCTCGAACCCGGACCGGAACTGGTGGTCCTGGAGGGCGTCGACCATTTTTTTCATGGCCGTCTGCGTGAGTTGCGCCAGGTGGTGACGAGCCTTGTGCAGCCGCACCTGGCAACGTGA
- a CDS encoding TerB family tellurite resistance protein encodes MLKKLRELLGGVAAEAADDADGDGLLRVATAALLVEMARADFSEDGIEHEEIVRALQQHFALDLAAAQQLLRGAGDSADKAVSLHQFTRLLHEQLEPPEKQKIVEMLWRVALADAVLDKHEDHLVRKIADLLYVSHADLVRLKHRVLGELDAGKA; translated from the coding sequence ATGCTGAAAAAACTGCGGGAGTTACTGGGCGGCGTCGCTGCGGAGGCTGCTGACGATGCAGACGGCGATGGCCTGCTGCGGGTAGCCACTGCAGCCCTGCTGGTGGAAATGGCGCGCGCCGATTTTTCCGAGGACGGCATCGAGCACGAGGAAATAGTTCGTGCGCTGCAGCAGCATTTCGCGCTGGACCTCGCTGCAGCACAGCAGCTACTGCGCGGTGCTGGTGACAGCGCTGACAAGGCGGTTTCCCTGCATCAGTTCACACGCCTGTTACACGAGCAGCTCGAGCCGCCAGAGAAACAGAAAATTGTCGAAATGCTATGGCGGGTGGCGCTGGCAGACGCAGTGCTCGACAAGCACGAAGATCATTTAGTGCGAAAAATCGCAGACCTGCTTTACGTTTCCCATGCCGACCTGGTACGGCTGAAGCATCGCGTACTCGGCGAACTCGACGCAGGTAAGGCATAA
- a CDS encoding DNA-binding protein, with product MATKSTAAKPPTKGEIMRFISDDTGLTRKEVGAVFDSLQTLIKKNLGRRGPGVFSVPGLMKIKVVKKPPTKEREGINPFTGEPTIFKAKPARKVVKVSPLKGLKDMV from the coding sequence ATGGCTACCAAAAGCACTGCGGCGAAGCCGCCGACAAAGGGCGAAATAATGCGCTTTATTTCTGACGATACTGGTCTGACTAGGAAAGAAGTCGGTGCAGTATTCGACAGCCTGCAAACTCTGATCAAGAAAAACCTCGGCCGTCGCGGCCCGGGCGTTTTCTCGGTTCCCGGCCTGATGAAAATCAAGGTCGTGAAAAAACCGCCAACAAAAGAACGCGAAGGCATCAACCCGTTCACTGGCGAGCCGACTATTTTCAAGGCGAAGCCGGCACGCAAAGTGGTCAAGGTTTCCCCGCTGAAGGGTCTCAAAGATATGGTTTAA
- a CDS encoding DUF4426 domain-containing protein, producing the protein MKTRLVWAASLLLGSSLLAACGGGNPDSSASRPAAPQATERSKDFGDYVLHYNALTTDQLPADVARNFGITRSKSRAMLNIVMIRKEVGTLGRSVKGNVTAKTTNLTGQLKNLELRPLTEGDATYYIGTINVADGEVLVFDIEATPDATTSPMTVRFQQQFFTR; encoded by the coding sequence ATGAAAACCAGACTCGTGTGGGCCGCCAGCCTGCTGCTGGGATCCAGCCTGCTTGCCGCCTGTGGCGGCGGGAACCCCGATTCGAGCGCGTCAAGGCCCGCGGCACCCCAGGCAACGGAGCGCTCGAAGGACTTCGGCGACTACGTGCTGCACTATAATGCGCTGACCACCGATCAGCTGCCGGCCGACGTGGCGCGCAATTTCGGCATCACGCGCAGCAAGTCACGGGCGATGCTGAACATCGTCATGATCCGAAAGGAAGTGGGCACCCTGGGACGCTCGGTGAAAGGAAATGTCACCGCAAAGACAACGAATCTAACGGGGCAACTCAAGAACTTAGAGCTACGTCCTCTCACAGAGGGTGATGCGACTTACTACATCGGTACCATCAATGTGGCCGATGGCGAAGTACTGGTTTTTGATATCGAGGCCACGCCCGACGCAACGACCAGCCCGATGACCGTGCGTTTCCAGCAACAGTTCTTCACGCGCTAG
- a CDS encoding YggU family protein: protein MSWYRWDGADLILTLHVQPRARVAGIVGLHGDALKLKVTAPAEAGRANEDVVSLLAAMCAVTRAAVTIENGTAGRRKRVRIRTPAALPDGVEPRAPG from the coding sequence GTGAGCTGGTACCGCTGGGATGGTGCGGACCTGATACTGACATTACATGTGCAGCCACGCGCGAGGGTGGCCGGCATTGTCGGGCTGCACGGTGACGCGCTGAAACTCAAGGTAACTGCCCCGGCGGAAGCCGGCCGCGCCAATGAAGACGTCGTGAGCCTGCTTGCGGCCATGTGTGCGGTCACCCGTGCGGCAGTGACCATAGAAAATGGTACCGCCGGCCGGCGCAAGCGCGTGCGTATCAGGACACCCGCTGCCTTGCCTGACGGCGTCGAACCACGCGCACCCGGCTAG
- a CDS encoding YggT family protein — translation MRALEFILSTLFDLYIITFVLRFMLQWTRADFSNPLSQFIFQLTNPLVRPVRRFVPGFRGIDFSTLLIAYLLTVLASVVSNLVLGQPIVNVPGLLLGSLIALGFMFLQIMMFLIIGQVLLSWFAPYHPVSEVLRTLTAPVLRPIQKIVPPIAGIDLSPLFALLAIQAFIILLSEWM, via the coding sequence ATGCGCGCACTGGAATTTATCCTCAGCACACTATTTGACCTGTACATCATCACTTTTGTGCTGCGCTTCATGCTGCAGTGGACCCGGGCCGATTTCAGCAATCCGCTGTCGCAATTTATCTTCCAGCTGACTAATCCGCTGGTACGGCCGGTGCGACGCTTCGTGCCAGGCTTTCGCGGCATCGACTTTTCCACGCTGTTGATCGCCTACCTGCTCACGGTACTCGCCAGCGTCGTCAGCAACCTGGTACTGGGACAACCGATCGTCAACGTTCCCGGCCTGCTGCTTGGCAGCCTGATAGCGCTGGGCTTCATGTTTCTGCAGATCATGATGTTTCTCATCATCGGTCAGGTGCTGCTGTCGTGGTTCGCTCCGTATCATCCGGTCTCCGAGGTACTCCGTACGCTGACCGCACCGGTACTGCGCCCGATCCAGAAAATTGTCCCGCCGATCGCTGGCATAGACCTGTCGCCGTTGTTTGCCCTGCTCGCCATCCAGGCTTTCATCATCCTGCTCAGCGAATGGATGTGA
- a CDS encoding pyrroline-5-carboxylate reductase — MSATNICFIGAGNMARSLIGGLIADGSDPASLCAADPDPDQRDVLQQTFGVRTAATNAAAAAMADVIVLAVKPQVLAAVASELAAADCNDKLIVSIAAGIREPDIRRWLGGKPAIVRAMPNTPALLRSGATALYANAHTSEQQREIAESLLRAVGAVVWLDDETLMDAVTAVSGSGPAYFFLFMEVIARSATELGLPADIARLLTVETALGAARMALETGEDIEVLRHRVTSPGGTTAAALATLDSAELRNLISTAIRAARDRGIELADEFGQE; from the coding sequence ATGTCTGCAACCAACATCTGTTTCATCGGCGCCGGTAATATGGCGCGCAGCCTTATTGGCGGCCTCATCGCCGACGGTTCGGACCCCGCCTCGTTGTGCGCTGCCGACCCCGATCCCGATCAGCGTGATGTCCTGCAACAAACATTCGGCGTACGCACTGCGGCCACCAATGCCGCTGCCGCAGCTATGGCTGATGTCATCGTCCTTGCGGTGAAACCGCAGGTGCTTGCCGCAGTCGCCAGCGAGCTAGCGGCAGCTGACTGCAACGACAAGCTGATCGTTTCTATCGCCGCCGGAATACGCGAGCCTGATATACGCCGGTGGCTTGGTGGTAAGCCGGCAATCGTGCGCGCCATGCCCAATACGCCTGCCCTGTTACGCAGCGGCGCGACGGCGCTTTATGCCAATGCTCACACCAGCGAACAGCAGCGTGAAATTGCCGAATCTTTATTGCGTGCAGTCGGTGCCGTCGTCTGGCTTGATGATGAAACGCTGATGGATGCAGTTACGGCAGTCTCCGGCAGCGGGCCGGCCTATTTCTTCCTGTTCATGGAAGTGATTGCCCGGTCTGCCACAGAACTCGGCTTGCCGGCCGACATTGCACGACTGCTTACGGTCGAGACCGCGCTGGGAGCGGCACGCATGGCGCTGGAAACCGGCGAGGATATCGAGGTGCTGCGACACCGGGTTACCTCGCCGGGCGGCACTACCGCCGCCGCGCTCGCAACTCTCGACAGCGCAGAACTGCGCAACCTGATCAGCACCGCGATCCGCGCAGCGCGCGACCGGGGCATCGAACTCGCCGACGAATTTGGCCAGGAGTAA
- a CDS encoding YggS family pyridoxal phosphate-dependent enzyme, translating into MTQVTVTLSKIHDRIAAAAGQAGRDPAEIRLIAVSKTKPPELISAALDAGQRDFGENYLQEATVKIQKLRDSGAVWHFIGRVQSNKTRDIATEFDWVQTVDRQRIAQRLNDQRGQHQPPLNVCIQVRLSDDPARPGAAITGIDQLAATIAAMPRLRLRGLMCMPPLETEARLAAVHFERTRDLYETLRAAGHGLDTLSMGTSGDLEAAIAAGSTMVRIGTAVFGARA; encoded by the coding sequence ATGACGCAAGTCACAGTCACACTTAGCAAAATCCATGATCGGATTGCCGCTGCCGCCGGGCAGGCTGGCCGGGATCCCGCTGAAATCCGCCTAATTGCTGTATCGAAGACCAAACCGCCGGAACTGATATCAGCGGCCCTCGATGCAGGTCAGCGTGACTTCGGTGAAAACTATCTACAGGAAGCAACCGTCAAAATCCAGAAGCTGCGCGATTCCGGCGCCGTCTGGCACTTTATCGGCAGGGTTCAGAGCAACAAGACCCGCGATATTGCGACCGAATTTGACTGGGTGCAGACGGTTGATCGTCAGCGTATTGCGCAACGACTGAACGACCAGCGCGGACAACATCAACCGCCCCTGAATGTCTGTATCCAGGTGCGGCTGAGCGACGACCCGGCGCGGCCGGGCGCGGCCATCACCGGGATTGACCAGCTGGCAGCCACAATCGCTGCGATGCCGCGCCTGCGCCTGCGTGGACTCATGTGCATGCCACCGCTGGAGACCGAAGCGCGGCTTGCCGCCGTTCATTTCGAGCGTACGCGGGACCTGTACGAGACATTGCGCGCCGCAGGCCACGGTCTGGACACGCTATCGATGGGAACATCCGGCGACCTGGAGGCTGCCATAGCCGCCGGTTCGACCATGGTCCGCATCGGAACAGCGGTGTTTGGCGCACGCGCCTGA